In Clostridium botulinum BKT015925, a single window of DNA contains:
- a CDS encoding sensor histidine kinase, translating to MEILKDFILSFIELITITYLWDKLALKREISIWKNIIIISIGSLAMSIGVYVKISFIGMYISLILIYSYIYKRNIFTTSLEFFMISIGVGIVKILQIKILKIIGIQNIHNFKIYIIINFITLFCIVVFYKLVLSKRNIYIKNLRGKAIYCFTITYGLYVMILKFIWKYDKNMILGCKVRFLIIIILLLIVHIYLYIYVARIVQVKKELEIKNRYIPVIDNMIEEIRRRQHDFKNNINTVNGIIEIADDSELREKLKGYMSSLNSANINLGDIMYINNTIIKAIIYSKVCEAQKNNIEFIYNVKNNSLEDILKEYEISDILNNILNNAFEALENKENDKIVVLNILIKNGKNIIEVKNNGDKINSTDIKNMFKRGFSTKPGQNRGYGLYNVKKIVDCNGGTIQLSFEDDFLNFYIVF from the coding sequence AGCTAGCCTTAAAAAGGGAAATTAGTATTTGGAAAAATATAATTATAATAAGTATTGGATCATTAGCAATGAGTATAGGTGTTTATGTTAAAATCAGTTTTATAGGTATGTATATATCTTTAATATTAATATATAGCTATATATATAAACGTAATATATTTACCACTAGTTTAGAATTTTTTATGATTTCAATTGGCGTGGGTATAGTAAAAATATTACAAATAAAGATACTTAAAATAATAGGAATTCAAAATATACATAATTTTAAAATATATATTATTATAAATTTTATTACATTATTTTGTATAGTAGTATTTTATAAATTAGTACTTAGTAAAAGAAATATATACATAAAAAACCTTAGAGGTAAAGCAATATACTGTTTTACAATAACCTATGGATTATATGTAATGATATTAAAATTCATTTGGAAGTATGATAAAAACATGATTTTAGGATGTAAAGTTAGATTTTTAATAATTATTATATTATTGCTTATTGTACATATATATCTATACATATATGTAGCAAGGATTGTTCAGGTAAAAAAAGAACTTGAAATAAAAAATAGATATATACCAGTTATAGACAATATGATAGAAGAAATTAGACGAAGACAGCATGATTTTAAAAATAATATAAATACTGTAAATGGTATTATAGAAATAGCAGATGATAGTGAATTAAGAGAAAAATTAAAGGGATATATGTCATCGTTAAATTCAGCAAATATAAATCTTGGGGATATTATGTATATAAATAATACTATAATTAAAGCAATAATTTACAGTAAAGTATGTGAAGCTCAAAAGAATAATATAGAATTTATATATAATGTTAAGAATAATTCATTAGAGGATATTTTAAAGGAATATGAGATTTCAGATATATTAAATAATATATTGAATAATGCTTTTGAAGCTTTAGAAAACAAGGAGAATGACAAAATAGTTGTTTTAAATATATTAATTAAGAATGGTAAAAACATTATAGAGGTTAAAAATAATGGAGACAAGATAAATTCTACAGATATTAAGAATATGTTTAAAAGAGGTTTTTCAACAAAACCAGGACAAAATAGGGGATATGGTTTATATAATGTAAAAAAGATAGTGGATTGTAACGGAGGAACTATCCAACTATCTTTTGAAGATGATTTTTTAAATTTTTATATAGTATTTTGA